The following are encoded in a window of Amaranthus tricolor cultivar Red isolate AtriRed21 chromosome 2, ASM2621246v1, whole genome shotgun sequence genomic DNA:
- the LOC130806222 gene encoding zinc finger CCCH domain-containing protein 2: MGSSVCDHHFHTHKFHPLISPKQALQDLNIPPRKLLSRRSSDLSDGYDGDSSSMQKLSSSRESDVFFDTDDDPYSSDEFRMYEFKVRKCTRSRSHDWTDCPFSHPGEKARRRDPRRFHYSGTVCPEYRGTGDCTRGDECEFAHGVFECWLHPARYRTEACKDGKNCKRKVCFFAHSPRELRVLPLEDVERKENDVVQHEQHCCKYCCTLSPTSTLLGLSNFSPPLSPSPSPKTPMGPRAGLIRYSDRAIACANKGLSYEDMVIADLLGSINLNESLSPNKGIINRRELWVDVNGLDNEIANDYIQINPSIFSSNSRNLFTTTIKNNNGVEENPDLGWVNDLLM, translated from the coding sequence ATGGGAAGTAGTGTATGTGACCATCATTTTCATACCCATAAATTTCACCCTCTGATTTCCCCCAAACAAGCCCTTCAAGATCTTAATATTCCTCCTAGAAAGCTTCTATCTCGTCGTAGTAGTGATCTTTCCGATGGTTATGATGGTGATTCCTCTTCCATGCAGAAGTTATCTTCATCCCGAGAATCTGATGTTTTTTTCGACACCGATGATGATCCGTACTCATCCGATGAGTTTCGTATGTACGAGTTTAAGGTAAGAAAATGTACTCGTAGTCGTTCCCACGATTGGACCGACTGCCCTTTCTCCCACCCTGGGGAGAAAGCTCGTCGTCGTGATCCCAGACGGTTTCATTACTCGGGGACTGTTTGCCCCGAGTATCGCGGCACTGGGGATTGCACTCGTGGAGACGAGTGCGAGTTCGCGCATGGCGTTTTCGAGTGTTGGCTACATCCCGCTAGGTACCGCACCGAAGCGTGCAAAGACGGGAAGAATTGTAAGAGAAAGGTTTGTTTTTTCGCTCACTCGCCTCGCGAGCTCAGAGTTCTCCCTCTTGAAGACGTCGAAAGAAAAGAAAACGATGTCGTTCAACACGAACAACATTGTTGTAAGTATTGTTGTACACTTTCTCCTACATCTACTTTACTGGGGTTATCCAACTTTTCTCCACCATTATCTCCGTCGCCATCTCCGAAAACCCCGATGGGCCCACGGGCCGGGCTAATCCGATACTCGGACCGTGCTATTGCATGTGCTAATAAAGGACTGAGTTATGAAGACATGGTGATTGCCGACTTATTAGGATCTATAAATTTGAATGAATCTTTAAGCCCTAACAAGGGTATAATTAATCGTCGAGAATTATGGGTTGACGTTAATGGTTTAGATAATGAAATAGCTAATGATTATATTCAAATTAATCCTTCTATTTTCTCTTCTAATTCAAGAAATTTATTTACtacaacaattaaaaataataatggtgTCGAGGAAAATCCCGATCTTGGTTGGGTTAACGATCTTCTTATGTAG
- the LOC130806763 gene encoding uncharacterized protein At4g28440-like encodes MATTNPATPAPAATTTAKRKPVFIKVNQLKPGSSGHTLTVKVVSAKIVLNKGRSASSMSLNPRPTRIAECVIGDETGTIIFTARNEQIDLMKPETTVILRNAKIDMFKGSMRLAVDKWGRVEVTEPASFQVKEDNNLSLVEYELVNVADE; translated from the exons ATGGCGACAACAAATCCTGCTACTCCTGCTCCAGCTGCCACCACGACTGCCAAGAGAAAGCCGGTATTCATCAAGGTTAACCAGCTCAAACCTGGATCTTCTGGTCATACTTTGACAGTCAAGGTTGTTAGCGCTAAAATCGTTTTAAATAAAGGAAGATCGGCATCTTCTATGTCTCTTAATCCTCGTCCTACTCGTATTGCTGAATGTGTTATTGGTGATGAGACTGGAACCATTATTTTCACTGCTCGTAATGAGCAAA TTGACCTGATGAAGCCTGAGACTACTGTGATCTTGCGTAACGCCAAGATTGACATGTTCAAGGGTTCTATGAGGCTAGCAGTTGACAAATGGGGTCGTGTTGAGGTTACTGAACCTGCTAGCTTTCAGGTTAAGGAGGATAACAATCTCTCTCTGGTGGAGTACGAGTTGGTGAATGTGGCTGATGAATGA
- the LOC130805858 gene encoding protein NUCLEAR FUSION DEFECTIVE 6, mitochondrial-like isoform X6 — protein MASYGAARSIFRSTIVRNATSKFASATKPSARSTFRAPINNALSQRIFRCPVELSACLETMQPFHTATASALMTSMLSLSRGSYGWVPDGL, from the exons ATGGCCAGCTATGGCGCCGCAAGATCCATATTCCGATCTACCATTGTTCGCAATGCAACCTCCAAATTTGCTTCTGCTACCAAACCTTCTGCTCGGTCTACCTTTCGGGCGCCTATCAATAACGCATTATCTCAACGCATCTTCAG GTGTCCCGTTGAATTGAGTGCTTGTTTGGAAACGATGCAGCCGTTCCATACTGCCACTGCTTCGGCGTTGATGACTTCCATGCTTTCTTTATCTAGGGGCAGTTATGGTTGGGTTCCTGATG ggCTGTAA
- the LOC130805858 gene encoding protein NUCLEAR FUSION DEFECTIVE 6, mitochondrial-like isoform X3: MASYGAARSIFRSTIVRNATSKFASATKPSARSTFRAPINNALSQRIFRCPVELSACLETMQPFHTATASALMTSMLSLSRGSYGWVPDGA, translated from the exons ATGGCCAGCTATGGCGCCGCAAGATCCATATTCCGATCTACCATTGTTCGCAATGCAACCTCCAAATTTGCTTCTGCTACCAAACCTTCTGCTCGGTCTACCTTTCGGGCGCCTATCAATAACGCATTATCTCAACGCATCTTCAG GTGTCCCGTTGAATTGAGTGCTTGTTTGGAAACGATGCAGCCGTTCCATACTGCCACTGCTTCGGCGTTGATGACTTCCATGCTTTCTTTATCTAGGGGCAGTTATGGTTGGGTTCCTGATG GTGCATAA
- the LOC130805858 gene encoding protein NUCLEAR FUSION DEFECTIVE 6, mitochondrial-like isoform X1: protein MASYGAARSIFRSTIVRNATSKFASATKPSARSTFRAPINNALSQRIFRCPVELSACLETMQPFHTATASALMTSMLSLSRGSYGWVPDAGNDDG from the exons ATGGCCAGCTATGGCGCCGCAAGATCCATATTCCGATCTACCATTGTTCGCAATGCAACCTCCAAATTTGCTTCTGCTACCAAACCTTCTGCTCGGTCTACCTTTCGGGCGCCTATCAATAACGCATTATCTCAACGCATCTTCAG GTGTCCCGTTGAATTGAGTGCTTGTTTGGAAACGATGCAGCCGTTCCATACTGCCACTGCTTCGGCGTTGATGACTTCCATGCTTTCTTTATCTAGGGGCAGTTATGGTTGGGTTCCTGATG CTGGCAATGATGATGGGTAA
- the LOC130805858 gene encoding protein NUCLEAR FUSION DEFECTIVE 6, mitochondrial-like isoform X4 yields MASYGAARSIFRSTIVRNATSKFASATKPSARSTFRAPINNALSQRIFRCPVELSACLETMQPFHTATASALMTSMLSLSRGSYGWVPDGS; encoded by the exons ATGGCCAGCTATGGCGCCGCAAGATCCATATTCCGATCTACCATTGTTCGCAATGCAACCTCCAAATTTGCTTCTGCTACCAAACCTTCTGCTCGGTCTACCTTTCGGGCGCCTATCAATAACGCATTATCTCAACGCATCTTCAG GTGTCCCGTTGAATTGAGTGCTTGTTTGGAAACGATGCAGCCGTTCCATACTGCCACTGCTTCGGCGTTGATGACTTCCATGCTTTCTTTATCTAGGGGCAGTTATGGTTGGGTTCCTGATG GTTCCTAG
- the LOC130805858 gene encoding protein NUCLEAR FUSION DEFECTIVE 6, mitochondrial-like isoform X2, which produces MASYGAARSIFRSTIVRNATSKFASATKPSARSTFRAPINNALSQRIFRCPVELSACLETMQPFHTATASALMTSMLSLSRGSYGWVPDACNDDV; this is translated from the exons ATGGCCAGCTATGGCGCCGCAAGATCCATATTCCGATCTACCATTGTTCGCAATGCAACCTCCAAATTTGCTTCTGCTACCAAACCTTCTGCTCGGTCTACCTTTCGGGCGCCTATCAATAACGCATTATCTCAACGCATCTTCAG GTGTCCCGTTGAATTGAGTGCTTGTTTGGAAACGATGCAGCCGTTCCATACTGCCACTGCTTCGGCGTTGATGACTTCCATGCTTTCTTTATCTAGGGGCAGTTATGGTTGGGTTCCTGATG CTTGCAATGATGATGTGTAA
- the LOC130805858 gene encoding protein NUCLEAR FUSION DEFECTIVE 6, mitochondrial-like isoform X7 — protein sequence MASYGAARSIFRSTIVRNATSKFASATKPSARSTFRAPINNALSQRIFRCPVELSACLETMQPFHTATASALMTSMLSLSRGSYGWVPDGS from the exons ATGGCCAGCTATGGCGCCGCAAGATCCATATTCCGATCTACCATTGTTCGCAATGCAACCTCCAAATTTGCTTCTGCTACCAAACCTTCTGCTCGGTCTACCTTTCGGGCGCCTATCAATAACGCATTATCTCAACGCATCTTCAG GTGTCCCGTTGAATTGAGTGCTTGTTTGGAAACGATGCAGCCGTTCCATACTGCCACTGCTTCGGCGTTGATGACTTCCATGCTTTCTTTATCTAGGGGCAGTTATGGTTGGGTTCCTGATG GCTCGTAG
- the LOC130805858 gene encoding protein NUCLEAR FUSION DEFECTIVE 6, mitochondrial-like isoform X9 → MASYGAARSIFRSTIVRNATSKFASATKPSARSTFRAPINNALSQRIFRCPVELSACLETMQPFHTATASALMTSMLSLSRGSYGWVPDG, encoded by the exons ATGGCCAGCTATGGCGCCGCAAGATCCATATTCCGATCTACCATTGTTCGCAATGCAACCTCCAAATTTGCTTCTGCTACCAAACCTTCTGCTCGGTCTACCTTTCGGGCGCCTATCAATAACGCATTATCTCAACGCATCTTCAG GTGTCCCGTTGAATTGAGTGCTTGTTTGGAAACGATGCAGCCGTTCCATACTGCCACTGCTTCGGCGTTGATGACTTCCATGCTTTCTTTATCTAGGGGCAGTTATGGTTGGGTTCCTGATG GCTAA
- the LOC130805858 gene encoding protein NUCLEAR FUSION DEFECTIVE 6, mitochondrial-like isoform X5 has protein sequence MASYGAARSIFRSTIVRNATSKFASATKPSARSTFRAPINNALSQRIFRCPVELSACLETMQPFHTATASALMTSMLSLSRGSYGWVPDGI, from the exons ATGGCCAGCTATGGCGCCGCAAGATCCATATTCCGATCTACCATTGTTCGCAATGCAACCTCCAAATTTGCTTCTGCTACCAAACCTTCTGCTCGGTCTACCTTTCGGGCGCCTATCAATAACGCATTATCTCAACGCATCTTCAG GTGTCCCGTTGAATTGAGTGCTTGTTTGGAAACGATGCAGCCGTTCCATACTGCCACTGCTTCGGCGTTGATGACTTCCATGCTTTCTTTATCTAGGGGCAGTTATGGTTGGGTTCCTGATG GTATCTAG
- the LOC130805858 gene encoding protein NUCLEAR FUSION DEFECTIVE 6, mitochondrial-like isoform X8, which yields MASYGAARSIFRSTIVRNATSKFASATKPSARSTFRAPINNALSQRIFRCPVELSACLETMQPFHTATASALMTSMLSLSRGSYGWVPDGT from the exons ATGGCCAGCTATGGCGCCGCAAGATCCATATTCCGATCTACCATTGTTCGCAATGCAACCTCCAAATTTGCTTCTGCTACCAAACCTTCTGCTCGGTCTACCTTTCGGGCGCCTATCAATAACGCATTATCTCAACGCATCTTCAG GTGTCCCGTTGAATTGAGTGCTTGTTTGGAAACGATGCAGCCGTTCCATACTGCCACTGCTTCGGCGTTGATGACTTCCATGCTTTCTTTATCTAGGGGCAGTTATGGTTGGGTTCCTGATGGTACGTGA